One genomic segment of Musa acuminata AAA Group cultivar baxijiao chromosome BXJ3-3, Cavendish_Baxijiao_AAA, whole genome shotgun sequence includes these proteins:
- the LOC135632582 gene encoding uncharacterized protein LOC135632582 yields MASTVLATTAITLTSVISVFVRLTTTTASASLFLYGNKSPAAYTIEYFTISLCFILAFLGNVQSIRYYAHASFLVTTGEAGGVPADYVARSLNRGSFFWSLGLRALYLSFTLFLWIFGPIPMLASSVATCCLFFFLDTTTEFFHVSATVKEVGVTEEV; encoded by the coding sequence ATGGCGTCCACCGTGCTGGCGACCACCGCCATCACCCTCACCTCCGTCATCAGCGTCTTCGTGAggctcaccaccaccaccgcgtCCGCCTCCCTCTTCCTCTACGGCAACAAGTCCCCCGCCGCCTACACCATCGAGTACTTCACCATCTCCCTCTGCTTCATCCTCGCCTTCCTCGGCAACGTCCAGTCCATACGCTACTACGCCCACGCCAGCTTCCTAGTGACGACGGGTGAAGCCGGCGGTGTGCCGGCCGACTACGTGGCCCGTAGCTTGAACCGGGGGAGCTTCTTCTGGTCGCTGGGGCTCAGGGCCTTGTACCTGTCCTTCACTCTCTTCCTCTGGATATTTGGGCCGATTCCGATGCTGGCGAGCAGTGTGGCGACGtgctgcctcttcttcttcttggacacCACCACCGAGTTCTTCCACGTCTCGGCCACCGTAAAGGAAGTTGGTGTTACAGAGGAAGTCTGA
- the LOC135632583 gene encoding palmitoyl-acyl carrier protein thioesterase, chloroplastic-like — MASLSCALYLPTKCSSIRENGSINNTPQVTSALSVQRPSVLDVAYAVAFNPATSLTAEQIRQSVPTEKQLTDPFRQGLIVEGGVRYRQTVVIRSYEVGPDKTATLETILNLLQETALNHVWLSGLLGDGFGATHGMMRNNLIWVVTRMHVLLDEYPIWGEVVEIDTWVGASGKNGMRRDWLLRSRFSGQVFCRATSTWVMMNQQTRRLSKMPEEVRDEISPWFTETRAVQEEALEKIDKLDDNAKYVNSNLKPKWNDLDMNHHVNNVKYVRWMLETIPDEFMEDHQLSSIVLQYRRECDSSDTVQSICEPDEDSLPRDKNIRILTGFSLAPEILDGGGLLGTFDKWPTRYTHLLQIKGEKKDEEIVRGKTTWMRKKKKSSNYSH; from the exons ATGGCATCTCTCTcttgtgctctctacctcccaacCAAATGCTCCTCCATTAGGGAGAATGGCAGCATAAACAACACTCCACAAGTGACCTCGGCTCTCAGTGTCCAAAGACCGTCAGTGCTGGATGTGGCTTACGCGGTCGCCTTCAATCCTGCGACCTCCTTGACTGCGGAGCAGATCCGGCAAAGCGTTCCCACGGAGAAGCAGTTGACAGATCCTTTTCGACAGGGTCTTATAGTCGAAGGTGGCGTCAGATACAGGCAGACTGTTGTCATACGATCTTACGAGGTCGGGCCTGACAAGACTGCAACGTTGGAGACCATCCTCAACCTCCTCCAG GAAACAGCACTGAATCACGTATGGTTGTCCGGTCTGCTCGGTGATGGATTCGGAGCTACTCATGGCATGATGAGGAACAATCTCATTTGGGTGGTCACAAGGATGCACGTCCTTCTCGACGAGTATCCTATCTG GGGAGAGGTGGTGGAGATCGACACATGGGTTGGGGCGTCAGGGAAGAACGGGATGCGAAGAGATTGGCTGCTTCGAAGTCGCTTCTCAGGGCAAGTCTTCTGCCGTGCTACAAG CACTTGGGTGATGATGAACCAGCAAACCAGGCGGCTCTCCAAGATGCCAGAAGAGGTGAGAGACGAGATCTCCCCGTGGTTCACCGAAACGAGAGCAGTCCAAGAGGAAGCTCTTGAGAAGATCGACAAGCTCGATGACAATGCAAAGTACGTCAACTCCAACTTGAAG CCAAAATGGAACGACTTGGACATGAACCACCATGTCAACAACGTAAAGTACGTGAGATGGATGCTCGAG ACGATTCCTGACGAGTTCATGGAGGACCACCAGCTCTCAAGCATCGTTCTGCAGTACAGAAGGGAGTGTGATAGTTCGGATACAGTGCAGTCCATCTGCGAGCCTGACGAAGATTCCCTTCCCCGGGATAAGAACATCAGGATTCTCACGGGATTCTCGCTGGCACCGGAGATTCTCGACGGCGGCGGGCTGTTGGGGACGTTCGACAAGTGGCCGACAAGGTATACGCATCTGCTGCAGATCAAAGGGGAGAAGAAGGACGAAGAAATAGTGAGGGGGAAGACGACatggatgaggaagaagaagaagtcatcaaattATTCCCATTAA
- the LOC103979938 gene encoding notchless protein homolog: MEVMEEGREISSSNTVMCLLTDPEGEPLGAPLYLPQNSGPPQLQEIVNKLLKNEEKMPYAFYISDQELIVQLGSYLQKNKVSVEKVLRIVYQPQALFRIRPVNRCSATIAGHTEAVLSVSFSPDGQNLASGSGDTTVRLWDLNTQTPLFTCSGHKNWVLCIAWSSDGKHLVSGSKAGELLTWDPQTGKQSGGPLLGHKKWITGISWEPVHLQAPCRRFVSSSKDGDARIWDISLRKCVICLSGHTLAVTCVKWGGDGMIYTGSQDCTIKVWETSQGKLIRELKGHGHWVNSLALSTEYILRTGAFDHTRKTYSSPEEMKEAALARYNQMKGNAPERLVSGSDDFTMFLWEPALSKHPKARMTGHQQLVNHVYFSPDGQWLASASFDKSVKLWNGITGKFVASFRGHVGPVYQISWSADSRLLLSGSKDSTLKVWDIRTQKLKQDLPGHADEVFSVDWSPDGEKVASGGKDRVLKLWMN, from the exons ATGGAAGTAATGGAAGAAGGGAGGGAAATCAGCAGTAGCAATACTGTAATGTGCCTTTTAACTGATCCTGAGGGAGAGCCCCTTGGTGCTCCACTCTATCTCCCACAGAATTCTGGTCCACCACAGCTCCAGGAAATTGTCAACAAGCTGCTAAAGAAT GAGGAAAAAATGCCTTATGCATTTTACATATCAGATCAGGAGCTTATTGTTCAGCTTGGTTCTTATTTGCAAAAGAACAAAG TGTCCGTGGAGAAGGTGCTACGCATAGTCTACCAACCTCAAGCTCTATTCAGAATCCGTCCAGTCAATCGATGTTCTGCTACTATAGCTG GTCACACAGAAGCTGTACTTTCTGTTTCCTTCAGCCCTGATGGACAGAACTTGGCCAGTGGTTCTGGTGATACAACTGTTCGACTATGGGATCTTAATACTCAGACCCCTTTGTTCACTTGCTCAG GTCATAAAAATTGGGTGCTTTGCATTGCATGGTCATCGGATGGTAAACATCTTGTGAGTGGTAGCAAAGCTGGTGAACTTTTGACATGGGATCCACAAACTGGGAAACAGTCTGGTGGTCCACTTCTT GGACACAAGAAATGGATTACTGGTATTTCCTGGGAGCCTGTGCATTTGCAAGCTCCTTGTCGCCGTTTTGTTAGTTCCAGTAAGGATGGGGATGCACGTATTTGGGATATTTCTTTGAGGAAGTGTGTTATTTGTCTTTCTGGTCACACTCTGGCAGTTACCTGTGTAAAGTGGGGTGGTGATGGGATGATATATACAgg CTCTCAGGATTGTACGATCAAAGTATGGGAAACGTCTCAGGGAAAGTTAATCCGTGAGTTGAAG GGACATGGCCATTGGGTTAATTCCCTAGCTTTGAGCACTGAATATATTCTCCGCACAGGAGCATTTGATCACACCAGAAAAACATATTCATCACCAGAGGAAATGAAAGAG GCAGCTCTTGCTAGATACAACCAGATGAAAGGTAATGCTCCTGAGAGGCTGGTTTCAGGTTCTGATGATTTTACTATGTTTCTCTGGGAACCTGCATTGAGTAAGCACCCAAAAGCACGCATGACTGGTCATCAACAG CTTGTAAACCATGTGTACTTTTCACCGGATGGACAATGGTTGGCTAGTGCCTCCTTTGACAAATCTGTCAAGTTATGGAATGGTATTACAGGGAAGTTTGTTGCTTCATTCCGTGGACATGTTGGTCCTGTGTACCAAATCAG CTGGTCTGCTGACAGTAGGCTTCTACTTAGTGGAAGCAAAGACTCCACTCTGAAG GTCTGGGATATTCGAACACAGAAGTTGAAACAAGACCTACCAGGTCATGCCGACGAG GTTTTCTCGGTGGACTGGAGTCCAGATGGTGAAAAAGTGGCATCTGGTGGCAAGGATAGAGTATTGAAATTATGGATGAATTAG